The Aspergillus nidulans FGSC A4 chromosome VII nucleotide sequence ATGTACGAAGTGCCATACTCTCATGTGCTATGTGTGCCAGAAGGATATCACGAAAGAGGGCTATGCCCATTTCGGACGCGGCGGATGTCCCCAGGACGATATACATACGCAAGACCGTGATGACAGAGAGATTCAGAGAGCTGAGCGGGCTGCTATCGATAAGATTCTAGCAGAGAATCCGGATATATCCGAGGAGCAGATTCGAGTGGGCCATGAGAAAACAAATGCTCAAACTCGCGGAGTTCGTAGAGACCCGCGGCTGCAACCAGCAATTCAAATGCGGGATGCTATGAGAGTTATGAGGGCGGACATGGGGGGTTTCtaccctcaacagcaccagcatGCTAATACAGCTGCGCAAAGACAACTCCCCGTCTACCCTCCGCCAGCTTACAATGTACCATACCCTATGGACTATGGCACTATGTTCAACCCACCTTTCCCTGGCTTTAATGTCCTTCAAAGGGGTCTCCAGCCGGGCAACCTCCCAGCTCAGCCTGCGGTTATGCAGCCCATGGTAGTGGGCTTGGCCAACCCTCCTGCAAACTTTCACCCACAGGACATTCAGAATATCACCGCGTTTCCCCCTCAGCAAAGTCTACCTCGGAATCAAAACGCAGCTTATCGCGGTGTCGGTTTCGGACCCTTTTGAGTTCCTTAAAGAAGCAATCCAGCTCCACGTCTACCTTCTTTCCCGTTTGGCAGTACAACTTCACCTCATACACCTTCCGAAATTTATGGCCTAAATAATTTTGGATATTCGATTCAATCTTGGTCGTTGGAGTTAACCTACGTTCCGCCGTATACCCAGAAAAGCGTTATTTGCCTTTCACACTGAGCGTTTCTTGTTCCAGTCTTTTTTCCCTCCTCGTACTTCTACCGTCTCATTCTTTTCTAGAGGGTCTCGATACAGACACTGATGGTGCACTGACTATACTGCAACGCAGCATTCTGTTTCGCGATTATTGTCCTACTCCCTGAAACGAACTTCCATTCCCCTTAACTGTCCAAACATTTTTCGTACCCAGAAGGCATACAACTTTCAGAACTTAGACTCATCATACATGCGATGCATTTTCTGCATTTCCATTATATCTGCTCTAATATGTGCATAGGATCCATCCATACGAGTTTGTCCTGTACTCTCCTTGGGCACTTAATGCGTGGCGTATTCAACCCCATCCGTAAGACCAACCATGAAATGCTCACTATTCACTCACCGATATCGAATATGCTTATATCTCTCTCCTGACACACCTATACTTCAGCCAAGATGAGATAAAAAATGGGAGGTCCCCCTGTGCCCCCGCCAACTGAAGCGCCCTTCGCACCACCATAGCTGGCTGACGTCAAACCTTGCTGCAGGGACCGATATCTTTCGAATTCCATACGGTTCGGGCCACACTGTTATCGACTCCAGCTATCCTATGAATGCAGAACCAGCCAGTAGACCACATAGCTTGATGCCAGGCAGTCAATCAGACCTCGGCTATGGCTTTCTAGACGTAGATTGAACGCAAATAACTGACACTGTATGTCGTGTTTAATTTTCTTCCCTACAGAGCTACTCAATCATATGAAATACTACCTTGGGAAGCTTGTCCCCTTGGCCTTCAACCATGAGTACGGGTGATTATTGAgaggctccagctcaaatGGAACCGACTTGACTCGACCTACCTTCGCACTGCGTGCTGCTGTTAACGGGGGGAAGGATGGTAACACTCATAGCTAAGGCTAGATAGTTAGATTTGCTAGTAGGAACCGTGTAAAAAAACTCCGACAGGACAAGACGCGACGACAAAGTACAGGCAGTGGTATGAATGGGAAGGACGAtgaaggatggaaaggagaagagaagagagaagagaggaaaggaaTGTTCACGTGAGAGAATATGAAATGGCGGAATGAAAGAGATGATGAACCTGATCTATGTAAATGCCATGCGAGTCCCAAAATTCGTCCGCTCCCCATTTTATATATTTGCACCACTCATTGGACGACGATACCAGAATTTCACTTCATCCATCATATATGTTCGATCATTGGTCACGCTAAAACAAGAAGTAATGAGGTAAAAAACTGTTAAGAAACGAAGCACCCCCGAATGCTCCACAGTAGTAGAAAACTTGGCAAGCAGAAAATATGAGCAGCAAGTCAGTTCATTTATGGCGGATGCTCAGAATCCACCGGTTCATTGAACTTCTGCCGTGCCTCTTCCACCCATAACTCGAGACGAAGTTCTCCGGCTTCTACACGACGTACCGGCACTGTTTTGGCACGGCCGTTGGACACTTTCGGGGGCGGTTGTTGCGGCCCACCGTTCTTGAGCTTCGAAACGGAATATGGAGCCGAACATGATCGGAGATGAACTTTGCCTGGTTCCGCCACAACCCAGGTCTGTTCTTCTGTTGTGGTCCCCGCAGGAGGTAAGGCATCCTCGCGGACTTCGATGCAAACGGTAAAACTGAATTCATCATCACGAGGTAAAGGAGTCAATCGGGCGCAAGCTGATGCAAGTCTCGCAAGACAAGCACGGAATTGCGCttcgaggtcgaggacttGGGAATTATGCGGGGCACTCTTGGATGAGTCTTCCATCCTGTCTTCGAAAGTGGTGTGCACCTCCCCGGGGGGCACACGAGGGAATCCTGAGAGATCAAAGGCATATCGTTCGAGAGGCTGATTTGTGCGGGCAGATGACAGAATAATGCTGACAGCCGTTATCGTGCCTTTTAGGATCTCTGTTCCGACTGCAATTGAGGCGTCGTTTATGTAGTCACACACCTTGGGATGGCGGGACTGTCGAACGGGATAGTTGTAAGCCCGAACGGGTAAAAATGTCGCTCGCGGATAGACCGACCGGAGCCATAAAATCTGATGTACAGAGACGGTGAGGAAATTTGTAAAGGAAGCGGCCAGGGCAGCCTGATTATGAGGAGTCCGAGGTGCAGTGACCGGAGCAGAGAACGTTGTCATGGTTGTCGTCGTGGTGGTGCTCTCACTGGCTATAGGCATCGCCGTCGATGGCTCTGTTATCGATGACACGGGAAAGGTGATGTTGTCGCAATCTTGGAGAAACTGAGTGTTCCACCCTGAGGATAATCATCGCTCTGCCTTTGGATTGAATACGTGGTTAGTCGACGGTCCGTCAAGACGGGGAGGAGCGGTGGAGCGGGGGGtaagggagaagaagccaagGAATGACGTGATAGGGTATCCAACAgtgtaaaaaaaaaaaaaaagaaagaaacaaggTCAAGGCTCAAGATTAGGCAGGATCATGGTGCTGGCCATGCTAGGTCAAGGAGGTCGGAGGGGTATGCAGTGtccaggaaaggagaagaggtttACATACGTTGGGGTGGGGGGAGACGAAACAGGGAACCTCAAAGCATGGGTTTTAAAAGTCGTAGCGATCGTGTCAAGTCGTGTCGGGGTATAATTCGCGATTAAGTCGGGGGGATATTAAAAGAAGGACTGCGAAGGTCGAGGGACGACGGTGGACGATAGAgtgaagatggaggatgacGCTGAGTTTGATGCCGTAATCCCTCGGTGTGTCCACGGGTAATAATTATTATTAAGGCTGCTTTTTTGGGGGATGGTGTCTCCCTTCTCGGAGGATTTGTTCCTGAAAACCTTTTATAGTACTTGAATAAAGGGTTTAAGGAAGGGGTTcgctctttctttttttcttttttaaTTTTGAGTCAGTCtggaaaagaggaggaacTTGTGGAAGGCAGAAACAAGGAACCAATTcgggagggaggagagggagtgAGTGGGTTAAGCAAGCAGAAGGCCGAGATAGCCGGGAGCTGCACTCGGGCACCACAGGAGGCAGAGAGGGCAGACTAACAGCACGAgaagagggaaaagggaagaaggaaaagagagagagaacagaggagaaagaaattgGACGAGGCGACTGACACTCTGGAGGGGAACAGTCGCCCTCTGGGGCCTCGTCAGGTCAGGTTCGAGTGGAAACCAAGTCATGCCTGGTCACGTGGCTAGCGCAGATCTCAGTATACAAGCAACCTGCAATTTCCAAGCTAATCAAAATAGCACGCACACCTTTTCGATACCTAGACAAGGCTTTTCTGCGGCATGAACTGAATCAAATAAATGATCCTCCTCTAGCAGGGCTAGCACTGCATTTGTGTGCTCCATGTCTCATATCTATCCCCATCTGAGGCCTCGCAAAGGGTTAGGCAAATCCTTCCGCTTTAGAAGTTTAGACCATAGCCGGATCCACATGTCTGCCCCTGCTGACTGGAGTAGAACCCAAACCTCACCTCCGACACTTGCCCTGGACGGACTGATCTGCAAAAACCATCTGCTCATCCAATGGTATTGGCAAGCAATAATAATGCAACTATCTTATACTCGCCACTGACGATGATTGATGTTGCTCACGAAGGCCTGAAGAGTAAATGCAGCAGATATCTGGACTCCCGTCATTCTGGAATACTGTTAGTCCGGATCAGTCATTGCAGGTGGCCACTGGGCACGTCCGTAATCGGCGGGGAAAGGTACGTAGGTTCCGACTGCCCCTCCCTAGTACTAAAAGGGCCGACCAACGCAGGGCACAGACAAAGCACAAGGATTGACATTAAGTGTATTGTTgggctgctgaagaacgagCATACGGCTAGAGAAGGCAAGATAGAGAGTTATTCCCCTCGGCAGAAAATGGCTTAAGCAAAATGTGTTGATCTTCCTCTGTGAGCATAACCAGTGTCTATATACAGAAAAGAAGCGAAATTTCGCACAATCATCAATGTATAAAATTTCGATTCTAGCAAACAATGTCCTCAATAATCAGTCTACCTCCGAATATCTGAGCAcctgggcagcagtgagGGGAACCTTGGAACGTGAAGAGCGCTGCCCTATTCCGTACGGTACCTACAGAGCTACACCGCCCCGCTGCCCCTCTCAACGCGACATCGCGGTCTCCTCATTTAATCGCGATTGTAATATAGTGGCAGGTAAACACAATTTTTGTTTCATAGCTTTCCGGGCTGGTCGATACATTCATTATCATTCTGTTTGACTCTTCTACCCCTCATCGTCTCCCACCATGGAGCACgagcttctcagcctcctaGCCGACACGCAATCGCCGGTTGCTGATACGAGAAAAGCAGCTGAGCTCAGTCTGCTTCGTCTGTACCCAAACGAGAATTTCCCTCTCTCACTCGCAGCGATTGCGTCGCATGACTCCGTGCCCACTAATCTCCGTCAATCCGCCCTCTCAGTTCTCCGCACTTTTATCGCCGCAGCATGGTCCCCGAATCTGGATGAATTCCAAGGACAAATCTTGGTCAATAATGCCAACAAGGCGCAGATTCGACAAGCTCTTCTGGAGCTTGCAACAGTCATAGAAGTGTCTGAGCGAAAGGTCAAGTCTGCAGCCAGTTTTGCTGTCAGCAAGATCGCCAGCGCGGACTACCCTGAACAATGGCCTGAGCTATTACCTGCACTCCTACGGATAATCAATGATACGAATAGCACGCCCGGTGCGCTACATGGTGCCTTGAAAGTGCTGCTAGACCTGGTCGACACCGGATTCAATGAAGAGCAGTTTTTCAGTGTCGCGCGAGACCTCGTCACCACCCTGTTTAACGTGGCCACCAACacatcaagaaagccaatTCTGAGAGCATTGGCCGTCGCTGTTTTCCGTTCGTGCCTCGATACACTTGAAATGGTTCTGGAGCAACACAAGGTGGCTGTCAAGCAGTTCATGGACGAAGTCCTTGGCGGGTGGTCTCCGTTTTTCATCGAAACCCTCAAAGCTCCGTTGCCGCAGGCCCCTgcggagcaggaggaatCCAAGGAGACCGAAGTCCCGTCTCAGTGGAGGGGCGTCATCGGATTGAAGTTACAAATTGTTAAGACCCTCATGAAGATCCGCATGGTCTTCCCCGGTCTATTGGTCGCCCAGAGTCCCGTGTACTTTTCGACTATCTGGACGGAGTTGTCGAATTCTCAGGCAGTATATCACGAATTTTACATCAATGATGAACGCCAGGGACGGCTTGTTGACGTGGATGACCTCCCGTATAgtcttgatcttctggttTTGGAGGAGTTGGATTTCATTCAAAGCCTCTTGAAAGCGCCGCCGGTCAAAGCAGAGTTGCAACAGCAGTTGCAGAATGCCGGGCAATCTGGGCTTTCCGCTAGTTGGTTGGCAGAAATGCTGAAGTTGGCTAGCTCTTATTCTCAAATTACatccgaagaagagggtcTCTGGGATATTGATGTCAATCTTTTCCTTTCAGAGGAAACCTCCGTCACAGCAAACTACACCCCTCGCACCTGCAGCGGGGATCTGGTCATTAAGCTAGGAGAGTGGCTCAAAGATGCTACCACTCAAAGTCTCCTCGCTTGTCTGAACGATGTCTTCTCCGATGCTTCGTCTACATGGAAGAGCCGTGAATCGTCCCTGTTCATCCTTAATGCGCTCCTTAGAGATTTCCACGAGGTCTCACGCGATATTGCGCCGGAGTTAGCCAGCGGTTTTGGCAACTTTATCCAATTCGCGATacagcaggaacaggaactTCTACGAGCCCGAGGCTACCTTGTGGCGGGAAGCTTGGCCAAGGTGTCCAATGTTGGCGAAGCTTACCTTGAGCCAACTCTAAAAGCAGTCTCCGAGGACCCGTCAGAAGTTGTGAAGGTGGCTTGCATCCGCGCACTGCAGGACCTGCTGCCTTCGCTTTCTACCAACACAACTATCCCGCTTCAGCAGACTGTAATTTCCGCTGTGTCCGATTTCGTTTCCGCTCACGATCTTCGCGATTCTTCCGACACTGATGACCTCAAAGTTACTCTGGCCGAAACTCTCCGTGATACGGTCATGGTCGACCCAAGCGTCGTGCTTACATCCACTGCACTTGACGTACTGTTCAATATTGCCAGCAACGGTGCTACAAACTTCCAGTTGACCATGACTGTGACGGAGGCCTTTGAGGATATAGTCGAACATATTTCAGAGCAAGGGGCTGATGCCTTTGTCCGCCTCTGCGAAAAGGTGCTTCCTTCAATAATGGGTGCGGTCGACGTCGGCAACTTGACTCAGGATATCTCGCTAACCATTTTTGCCGCGGATCTACTGCGTGCTCTGACGGAGCGAGCCCTTGAGCCACTGCCTGCAGGCTTTGTCGAGACTGTCATGCCGAAAGTGAACCGGCTCCTTCTCGATTCGCAAGACGCAGAGCTCATTCGACCTGCCACGGAGGCAGTGAGACATATCCTTGCTCACGATTTTAATCAGTTCGTCGCCTGGCGTGACCCCGAAAGCGGCAAAGAAGCAACTGAAGTTGTCCTGGTGATTATCGACCGTCTTCTGGGTCCCACAGTTGATGACCATGCTGCAACCGAAGTCGGCCAACTTGCTGCCGAGCTGGTTGAGAGAGCGGGATCGGAACGGCTTGGCCCGTATCTaccgcagcttctgcaggcTGTAGCCCGGCGCCTTGCCACTGCCGAAAAGGCTCAATTTATCCAGAGTCTGATTCTCGTGTTCGCTCGGCTGACGCTAATTAGTGCGCGGGAGGTCGTTGACTTCCTCGCGCAGGTCGACATCGGCGGACAGAGCGGCTTACCCATCGTGATGAGCAAGTGGCTGGAAAACTCGGTCAACTTTGCCGGATACGATGAGATCAAGCAAAATATCATCGCGCTGGCGACGCTGTACAACCT carries:
- a CDS encoding protein kapG (transcript_id=CADANIAT00008841): MPIASESTTTTTTMTTFSAPVTAPRTPHNQAALAASFTNFLTVSVHQILWLRSVYPRATFLPVRAYNYPVRQSRHPKVCDYINDASIAVGTEILKGTITAVSIILSSARTNQPLERYAFDLSGFPRVPPGEVHTTFEDRMEDSSKSAPHNSQVLDLEAQFRACLARLASACARLTPLPRDDEFSFTVCIEVREDALPPAGTTTEEQTWVVAEPGKVHLRSCSAPYSVSKLKNGGPQQPPPKVSNGRAKTVPVRRVEAGELRLELWVEEARQKFNEPVDSEHPP
- a CDS encoding putative importin beta-5 subunit (transcript_id=CADANIAT00008842), which translates into the protein MEHELLSLLADTQSPVADTRKAAELSLLRLYPNENFPLSLAAIASHDSVPTNLRQSALSVLRTFIAAAWSPNLDEFQGQILVNNANKAQIRQALLELATVIEVSERKVKSAASFAVSKIASADYPEQWPELLPALLRIINDTNSTPGALHGALKVLLDLVDTGFNEEQFFSVARDLVTTLFNVATNTSRKPILRALAVAVFRSCLDTLEMVLEQHKVAVKQFMDEVLGGWSPFFIETLKAPLPQAPAEQEESKETEVPSQWRGVIGLKLQIVKTLMKIRMVFPGLLVAQSPVYFSTIWTELSNSQAVYHEFYINDERQGRLVDVDDLPYSLDLLVLEELDFIQSLLKAPPVKAELQQQLQNAGQSGLSASWLAEMLKLASSYSQITSEEEGLWDIDVNLFLSEETSVTANYTPRTCSGDLVIKLGEWLKDATTQSLLACLNDVFSDASSTWKSRESSLFILNALLRDFHEVSRDIAPELASGFGNFIQFAIQQEQELLRARGYLVAGSLAKVSNVGEAYLEPTLKAVSEDPSEVVKVACIRALQDLLPSLSTNTTIPLQQTVISAVSDFVSAHDLRDSSDTDDLKVTLAETLRDTVMVDPSVVLTSTALDVLFNIASNGATNFQLTMTVTEAFEDIVEHISEQGADAFVRLCEKVLPSIMGAVDVGNLTQDISLTIFAADLLRALTERALEPLPAGFVETVMPKVNRLLLDSQDAELIRPATEAVRHILAHDFNQFVAWRDPESGKEATEVVLVIIDRLLGPTVDDHAATEVGQLAAELVERAGSERLGPYLPQLLQAVARRLATAEKAQFIQSLILVFARLTLISAREVVDFLAQVDIGGQSGLPIVMSKWLENSVNFAGYDEIKQNIIALATLYNLEDPRLAQVQVKGDLIVQDTGRIKTRSQARNNPDRYTTVTAPLKIIKVLVEELAAASGNKEIDAATAAALEEEGSDDDDEWEDVPDNTLDLSLGVTKQELMAFGEGGTEGVFGVRKRDDETQAFLLDFFRNASTKGEFQQLFAALTPDEQEKLRSLG